From a region of the Panicum virgatum strain AP13 chromosome 2K, P.virgatum_v5, whole genome shotgun sequence genome:
- the LOC120696045 gene encoding zinc finger AN1 domain-containing stress-associated protein 17-like — protein MARRGTELFPELGAHCDEADCNQLDFLPFECDGCGGFFCAAHRTYRGHGCAKAADQGRTVVVCPDCGDAIERAAPGQAEREILDEHARPGRCDPARKRKPACPVRRCREALTFSNTIRCKGCGLEVCLRHRFPRDHACAAAALAVGQCGRDALQKKEGGRRPLAVSVRSFKIC, from the coding sequence atggcgcggcGGGGCACGGAGTTGTTCCCGGAGCTGGGCGCGCACTGCGACGAGGCCGACTGCAACCAGCTGGACTTCCTCCCCTTCGAGTGCGACGGGTGTGGCGGGTTCTTCTGCGCGGCGCACCGCACGTACCGGGGCCACGGCTGCGCCAAGGCCGCCGACCAGGGCCGCACCGTCGTCGTCTGCCCGGACTGCGGCGACGCCATcgagcgggcggcgccggggcaggccgagcgggagaTCCTCGACGAGCACGCGCGGCCGGGCCGCTGCGACCCGGCGAGGAAGCGCAAGCCGGCGTGCCCCGTGCGCCGCTGCAGGGAGGCGCTCACCTTCTCCAACACGATCCGCTGCAAGGGGTGCGGCCTCGAGGTGTGCCTGAGGCACCGGTTCCCACGGGACCatgcctgcgcggcggcggccctcgccGTGGGGCAGTGCGGCCGCGACGCGCTGCAGAAGAAggaaggcggccggcggccgctaGCGGTGTCCGTCCGGAGCTTCAAGATCTGTTGA
- the LOC120677911 gene encoding nascent polypeptide-associated complex subunit alpha, muscle-specific form-like → MDSGNSGSLQSSSGGDDEFDSRGGGGGGGGGVDSSPLSALLRPSPSPSAAAFSLHGSYFGLQEFTSAPPPQQQQQQAGAWSGSVAGASGLSTPSSPRVAHTDAGARPQGANKAVAAAQAQGQGAEVGAPAPAQPPPPRGSRKRTRASRRAPTTVLTTDTSNFRAMVQEFTGIPSPPFGAGVGVGLGVPAASLRTRFDHIFPPPSTLRSAASGDAAAASLPPYLLRPFPHKLPTAPSTFPPFTSSSSSTSSSTPSSSNIGVANANAATGTATTAAAASSNPVAPTADAFQQLTSSALLRLQQDASSYLSFQNLLDSQPSSQSMFGAVGGFAQSSRLHDPAPSPSDFLAGAGSSSLGLAHGGLLAGSEGLHLHHSRSDVHGHGGGDELSGVVAAGASGGSCKLNYSSHAGAVATSSSAAGSADKPPDGGGGGAPGRPGRGDGLDPWICTSE, encoded by the coding sequence atggaCTCCGGCAACAGCGGGAGTCTTCAGTCgtccagcggcggcgacgacgagttCGACTCGcggggcgggggaggaggaggaggagggggcgtcgACTCCTCCCCGCTCTCCGCGCTGCTCCGCCCGTCGCCGTCCCCCTCGGCCGCCGCGTTCTCGCTCCACGGGTCCTACTTCGGCCTCCAAGAGTTCAcgtccgcgccgcctccgcagcagcagcagcagcaggcgggggcGTGGTCGGGGTCGGTCGCCGGCGCCTCGGGTCTATCcacgccgtcctcgccgcgcgTCGCGCACACCGACGCGGGCGCGCGGCCCCAGGGTGCTAACAAGGCCGTGGCGGCAGCGCAGGCGCAGGGGCAGGGAGCCGAGGTGGGCGCTCCCGCGCCggcacagccgccgccgcccagggggTCGCGGAAGCGGACGCGCGCGTCGCGGCGGGCGCCCACGACGGTGCTCACCACCGACACCTCCAACTTCCGCGCCATGGTGCAGGAGTTCACGGGCATCCCGTCCCCGCCCTTCGGCGCGGGCGTCGGGGTCGGGCTCGGGGTCCCCGCCGCGTCGCTCCGCACCCGCTTCGACCACATCTTCCCCCCGCCGTCCACCCtacgctccgccgcctccggggACGCCGCGGCTGCCTCGCTGCCGCCCTACCTCCTCCGCCCATTCCCGCACAAGCTCCCGACCGCGCCCTCCACTTTCCCGCCcttcacgtcgtcgtcgtcgtcgacctcGTCATCGACGCCGTCCTCGTCCAACATCGGCGTCGCCAATGCCAATGCGGCGACGGGCACGGCGACCACCGCGGCAGCAGCGTCATCCAACCCTGTCGCCCCGACGGCCGACGCCTTCCAGCAGCTGACGTCCTCGGCGCTCCTCCGGCTGCAGCAGGACGCCAGCAGCTACCTCTCCTTCCAGAACCTCCTCGACTCGCAACCCTCGTCGCAGTCCATGTTCGGCGCGGTGGGCGGGTTCGCGCAGTCGTCGAGGCTGCACGatccggcgccgtcgccgtcggatttcctggccggcgccggctccagcaGCCTCGGGCTCGCCCACGGCGGACTCCTGGCCGGCTCCGAGGGGCTGCACTTGCACCACTCGCGGAGCGACGtccacggccacggcggcggcgacgagctgTCGGGCGTGGTCGCGGCCGGCGCGTCGGGCGGCAGCTGCAAGCTCAACTACTCGTCCCACGCCGGCGCGGTGGCGACCTCGTCATCGGCTGCCGGCAGCGCGGACAAGCcaccggacggcggcggcggcggcgcgcccgggcgGCCTGGGCGAGGCGACGGGCTCGACCCGTGGATCTGTACATCGGAGTAG